From a single Candidatus Bathyarchaeia archaeon genomic region:
- a CDS encoding zinc ribbon domain-containing protein — translation MTLVLLAAPSVRGVNGDVMVRTSRSVYYAGEPVAVIFQAGYGGGVPGTAQIIVSGPAGTVTAGTVNIVTGVTYTYTISGSFLTIPGYYTVKVVVGLEFDIWEGTASFQIVARAPFDFTISLSPSTITVKKGETARFNWAVTYSDPSYQGISFTWDVSGLDRSMRVNVARGILDIATSDATPPGAYSFTFSLSARGLTRSAAATLMVEALFDYSLSISPTSQTVNIGEENSYTVTVSLVSGAAQPVSLTVTGLPSDVSSIFTPPSGTPTYTTTLTVDASSSSSPGSYTLTVTATGGGIAKTATATLIVKEKDFELTVQPETITLEQGDSASLQVQVKPLGQFDKPVSLTVSGAPSGVTSGFTVSSGLPPYTSTLNLNVPLSTREGSYILNIRGEGGGKTHSVEVALTVKKKPFTLTIRSEVEGVNVKVTGALTPPTPGTKLTLRYSSSEFSDGEGGAVTRIVNVKPDGSFSDEFTPSALGEWDVKAILYDESGNALAVSESEHFTVEKSFMNKLTLLARQNPLLMILPALAIIVAAVGAIAVRRRRRIKPGFVQAPMYCQHCGAPLKAEDEFCTSCGARKS, via the coding sequence ATGACTTTGGTTCTGCTCGCGGCTCCGTCGGTAAGGGGTGTTAATGGAGATGTAATGGTGAGGACGAGTCGTTCAGTGTATTATGCCGGCGAACCCGTGGCCGTGATTTTTCAGGCGGGATATGGAGGAGGAGTTCCAGGAACCGCGCAGATAATTGTCAGCGGTCCGGCGGGAACTGTTACAGCTGGGACGGTAAACATCGTAACCGGAGTGACATATACGTACACTATCAGCGGCTCCTTCCTAACCATACCTGGATACTATACTGTAAAAGTGGTTGTGGGGTTAGAGTTCGACATATGGGAGGGCACCGCTTCCTTCCAGATAGTTGCGAGGGCTCCCTTCGACTTCACCATTTCGTTATCCCCCTCAACTATAACGGTGAAGAAGGGGGAAACGGCGAGGTTTAACTGGGCCGTGACGTACAGTGACCCCTCGTATCAAGGTATCAGTTTTACATGGGATGTCTCAGGATTAGACCGAAGCATGAGAGTCAATGTGGCGCGTGGAATCCTTGACATAGCGACATCGGACGCTACTCCACCGGGAGCATATTCATTTACCTTCTCGCTTTCGGCCAGAGGATTGACCCGATCAGCGGCGGCAACGTTGATGGTTGAAGCGCTGTTCGACTATTCCCTCTCAATCTCCCCCACCAGTCAAACGGTGAACATTGGCGAGGAAAACTCATACACCGTTACCGTCAGCCTCGTTAGCGGCGCAGCGCAACCTGTGTCCTTAACCGTTACAGGCTTACCCAGCGACGTTTCCTCCATCTTCACGCCGCCGTCAGGGACTCCCACATACACTACAACGCTCACGGTTGACGCCTCGTCATCCTCATCCCCGGGAAGCTACACTTTAACGGTAACCGCAACCGGCGGCGGAATCGCTAAAACCGCTACAGCAACTCTCATAGTTAAAGAGAAGGATTTCGAACTTACCGTGCAACCGGAAACCATCACATTAGAGCAGGGAGATTCTGCAAGTCTTCAAGTGCAGGTAAAGCCATTGGGACAATTCGACAAACCCGTAAGCTTAACAGTGTCAGGCGCTCCCAGCGGGGTTACATCAGGATTCACGGTTTCCTCAGGCCTTCCTCCTTACACCTCGACCCTAAACTTGAACGTACCCCTCTCAACCCGTGAGGGCTCATACATCTTAAACATTCGAGGTGAAGGAGGAGGAAAAACCCACTCCGTTGAAGTTGCTTTAACTGTTAAGAAGAAACCCTTCACACTCACAATACGCTCGGAGGTTGAAGGGGTGAATGTTAAGGTGACAGGCGCCCTAACGCCCCCAACGCCTGGCACGAAACTTACCCTTCGATACAGCTCCTCGGAGTTCTCCGACGGCGAGGGGGGAGCCGTTACGCGCATAGTAAACGTTAAACCCGACGGTAGCTTCAGCGACGAATTCACCCCAAGCGCCTTGGGAGAATGGGACGTGAAAGCGATTCTTTACGATGAGAGCGGCAACGCACTAGCGGTAAGCGAAAGTGAACATTTCACGGTTGAAAAGTCGTTCATGAATAAGCTGACGTTACTCGCGAGGCAAAATCCTCTGCTCATGATTTTACCCGCGTTAGCCATCATCGTAGCGGCGGTCGGAGCCATCGCGGTTAGGAGGAGAAGGAGAATTAAACCCGGCTTCGTGCAAGCTCCCATGTACTGTCAACATTGCGGGGCGCCTTTAAAAGCGGAGGATGAATTCTGCACATCATGCGGCGCCCGTAAAAGTTAA